In Numidum massiliense, a single genomic region encodes these proteins:
- a CDS encoding CocE/NonD family hydrolase, with protein sequence MHKQNDGQQEVTVTRDVRVPLRDGVTLSADVYLPRQDGRYPAIVVRTPYGKTSVDIYETATYFATHGYAVVYMDVRGRGDSEGRFVPYRNEGQDGYDSVEWVAAQPWCDGEVGTMGGSYLARIQWLTALTQPPHLRTMIAAVTPSDPFVEWPTGVPTPHHLCWLYMVSGRVMQNVDVVDWESIYAHLPLREMDELTGRNMPHWREELAHPQLDDWWRQIAYQDKFHLIDLPVLHISGWYDDEQVGTPLNFAGMTSHAATEAARRSQKILMGPWPHNINQSTKLGDIDFGPTSLIDLKGYQLRWFDYWLKGEHNGVMDEAPVRLFVTGANEWRDEGEWPLQRTTWTPYYLHSGGRANSRFGDGRLTLERPTAAHGEGVDRSQGGTGAEAATDTYVYDPRDPVPFITDMVSSQIGGPDDYAAIERRDDVLVYSSEPLAEDTEVIGPVKMELYAASTAKDTDFMVKLLDVWPNGYAQRLTDGMVRARFRDGMDKPSLIEPGTIYKYVVDCWNTCHRFLRGHRIRIEIASSAFPKYDRNLNTGAPLGQTREVTVAEQTVYHDRAHPSAIILPVIGS encoded by the coding sequence TTGCACAAACAGAACGATGGACAACAGGAAGTGACAGTTACTCGCGACGTACGCGTGCCGCTGCGAGACGGGGTGACGTTGTCGGCGGATGTGTACCTGCCGCGGCAGGACGGACGGTATCCGGCGATTGTCGTACGTACGCCGTACGGCAAGACGAGTGTTGACATTTACGAAACAGCGACGTATTTCGCGACCCACGGTTACGCTGTCGTGTATATGGATGTACGCGGGCGCGGCGATTCGGAGGGCAGGTTTGTCCCTTACCGCAATGAAGGGCAAGACGGTTACGACAGTGTCGAATGGGTTGCCGCGCAGCCGTGGTGCGATGGCGAAGTCGGTACGATGGGTGGCTCCTATCTCGCCCGCATCCAATGGTTGACGGCGCTTACGCAGCCGCCGCACTTGCGGACGATGATTGCGGCTGTGACGCCTTCGGATCCGTTTGTCGAGTGGCCGACAGGGGTGCCGACGCCGCACCACTTGTGTTGGTTGTACATGGTGAGCGGGCGCGTCATGCAAAACGTCGACGTCGTCGACTGGGAATCGATTTACGCCCATTTGCCGCTAAGGGAGATGGATGAGCTGACGGGCCGCAACATGCCGCACTGGCGCGAAGAATTAGCTCACCCACAGTTAGATGACTGGTGGCGACAAATCGCTTATCAAGATAAGTTCCATTTGATCGACCTTCCGGTGCTACACATCTCAGGTTGGTACGACGACGAACAAGTCGGGACGCCGTTAAACTTTGCCGGGATGACGAGTCATGCGGCAACGGAAGCGGCGCGCCGCAGTCAAAAAATACTCATGGGACCGTGGCCACACAACATTAATCAGTCGACAAAACTGGGTGACATCGACTTCGGCCCCACGTCGTTGATCGATCTTAAAGGGTATCAGTTGCGTTGGTTCGACTACTGGTTAAAAGGGGAACATAACGGGGTGATGGACGAGGCACCAGTACGGCTATTTGTGACTGGAGCGAACGAATGGCGCGACGAGGGTGAGTGGCCGCTGCAGCGTACGACGTGGACGCCTTACTACTTACATAGTGGCGGGCGGGCGAACAGCCGTTTCGGCGACGGCCGTTTGACGTTAGAACGGCCGACCGCGGCGCATGGCGAAGGCGTGGATCGTTCGCAGGGGGGGACTGGTGCGGAGGCCGCGACAGATACGTACGTGTACGACCCGCGCGATCCGGTGCCATTCATTACCGACATGGTGTCGTCACAAATCGGCGGGCCGGACGATTACGCAGCGATCGAACGTCGCGACGACGTACTTGTTTACAGTAGCGAACCGTTAGCAGAAGATACGGAAGTGATCGGCCCAGTAAAAATGGAGCTATACGCGGCGTCGACGGCGAAGGACACAGATTTTATGGTTAAGCTGTTAGATGTGTGGCCGAACGGGTATGCGCAGCGTTTAACCGACGGCATGGTGCGCGCCCGCTTCCGCGACGGGATGGACAAACCGTCCTTAATCGAACCGGGCACCATTTATAAATATGTCGTCGACTGTTGGAACACGTGTCACCGTTTCCTACGCGGGCACCGCATTCGCATTGAAATCGCCTCGAGCGCCTTTCCGAAGTACGACCGTAACTTAAATACGGGAGCACCACTCGGGCAAACGCGTGAGGTGACTGTTGCCGAGCAGACGGTTTACCACGATAGGGCACACCCTTCGGCAATTATTTTGCCTGTAATTGGTAGCTGA
- the rnz gene encoding ribonuclease Z: MELHFLGTGAGMPSMRRNVSALALRMASHGGRVWLFDCGEATQHQILKSPVKLSKLDKLFVTHLHGDHIFGLPGLLGSRAFQGGEAPLTLYGPSGLRQFVQTALAVAETQLPYPLHFVEVVDGMTFAADPFTVEVARLEHRIDSFGYRLCEHPAPGKLQAARLRADGVPPGPLYRRLKRGETVVLPDGRTIDGRDYVALPVPGRQLAILGDTRYCEAAVQLARNADVLVHEATFARAEAALAAKYYHATALDAARVASDAGVGTLILTHISARYEGAANELLAEAEQVFPNTYIAHDLWSYELPK; the protein is encoded by the coding sequence ATGGAATTACATTTTTTGGGAACGGGTGCGGGCATGCCGTCGATGCGGCGCAACGTGTCGGCCCTTGCGCTCCGCATGGCGTCACACGGCGGGCGGGTGTGGTTGTTCGATTGCGGTGAGGCGACACAGCACCAAATATTAAAGTCTCCGGTAAAATTGAGTAAGCTCGACAAACTATTTGTCACGCACTTACACGGCGACCACATTTTCGGTTTACCGGGACTGCTCGGCAGCCGCGCTTTTCAGGGCGGGGAGGCGCCGCTGACGCTTTACGGGCCGAGTGGGCTGCGTCAGTTTGTCCAGACGGCGCTCGCCGTAGCGGAAACGCAGTTACCGTACCCGTTACACTTCGTCGAAGTGGTGGACGGGATGACGTTTGCGGCCGACCCGTTCACCGTCGAAGTGGCGCGCCTCGAACACCGCATCGACAGCTTCGGTTATCGGCTGTGTGAGCACCCCGCTCCGGGAAAGTTGCAAGCGGCACGGTTGCGCGCGGACGGCGTGCCGCCTGGACCGCTTTATCGCCGTCTGAAACGAGGCGAGACTGTCGTGTTGCCCGACGGACGGACGATTGACGGCCGCGACTACGTCGCGTTACCTGTACCCGGGCGTCAACTTGCGATTCTCGGCGACACTCGCTACTGTGAGGCTGCTGTGCAGCTGGCGCGCAATGCGGACGTGCTCGTGCACGAAGCGACATTCGCGCGTGCGGAAGCGGCGTTAGCAGCGAAATATTACCATGCGACAGCGCTGGACGCTGCACGCGTAGCGAGTGACGCTGGCGTCGGGACGCTCATTTTGACCCACATTAGCGCCCGGTACGAGGGTGCGGCAAACGAGTTGTTGGCGGAAGCTGAGCAAGTGTTTCCTAACACGTACATCGCGCACGACTTGTGGTCATATGAGCTGCCGAAATAA
- a CDS encoding acyl-CoA thioesterase: MENELSLIVRSTDLDQLGHVNNAKYVEYLEWGRLDWYEQCGLSWDEYLERQVGTVVVRLAVNYRREARKGDRLTVVTRPLTRGKTSFVLQQNIYNPAGDVVVEAEVTSVCFDLAKRVSLPILPELAIHFAEVGA, translated from the coding sequence GTGGAAAATGAACTATCACTCATCGTTCGTTCGACCGATCTCGATCAGTTAGGGCATGTGAACAACGCCAAATACGTAGAGTACTTAGAATGGGGGAGGTTGGACTGGTACGAGCAGTGTGGCCTGTCGTGGGATGAATACCTCGAGCGGCAAGTTGGGACGGTCGTTGTCCGGCTCGCGGTCAATTATCGGCGGGAAGCGCGTAAAGGTGACCGCCTCACCGTCGTGACGCGGCCGCTTACGCGCGGCAAGACAAGTTTTGTGTTACAGCAAAACATTTATAACCCCGCGGGGGACGTTGTCGTCGAGGCAGAGGTGACAAGTGTCTGTTTTGATTTAGCGAAGCGGGTCAGTTTGCCGATCCTACCGGAACTGGCTATACATTTTGCGGAGGTAGGCGCATAG
- a CDS encoding transglutaminase domain-containing protein: MQKLLLSLSLLVVGALLAMTGCGVLGQAIDEEVNGSKEPAAGEKLTAAMRTPGNAIKRSTEIPLKYGEGVYDLKVLVPHLSRKNRYAEAAELFVENFYYGQKKIAFFRPYYEQKFHLYEPATNGTFTGEKARVSGSLELSVPENRAVEQLVVTTRKADKDNLEASYLIPVKNGTFDGEYWLRFGPGEYDVTLSVPLNPDTKKEYFEFASVARFTVFSSARDRRHLMPSRGIQSTAPPIDKLARDLTKGKKGARAKAKAIYEYVAKTVAYDVKKLEDDSFSLDDSALKTLRRKSGVCQDYAFLTVALLRAANVEARYVGGVADGERHAWVEAKVDGNWLTMDPTWGAGYVQEGAFVRQYSDDYFDPDPAQFKRTHKREEALY, from the coding sequence GTGCAGAAGCTGTTGTTATCGTTATCGTTGTTAGTAGTGGGCGCACTCTTGGCGATGACCGGCTGTGGGGTACTCGGACAGGCTATCGACGAGGAGGTGAACGGCTCGAAGGAGCCAGCGGCCGGTGAGAAACTCACTGCCGCTATGCGCACGCCAGGTAATGCTATCAAACGATCAACAGAAATCCCGTTAAAATATGGAGAAGGGGTATACGATCTTAAAGTGCTCGTGCCCCACTTGTCGCGGAAAAACCGTTACGCAGAAGCAGCAGAACTCTTCGTGGAAAATTTTTATTACGGCCAGAAAAAGATCGCATTTTTCCGCCCTTATTACGAGCAAAAGTTTCATCTATACGAACCGGCGACGAACGGTACGTTCACGGGAGAGAAGGCTCGGGTGAGTGGGTCACTCGAACTTTCCGTGCCGGAAAACCGCGCAGTGGAGCAGTTAGTCGTCACGACTCGCAAAGCGGACAAAGACAATCTAGAGGCAAGTTATCTCATCCCAGTGAAAAATGGCACCTTTGACGGCGAATATTGGTTGCGCTTCGGTCCGGGAGAGTACGACGTGACGCTCAGCGTCCCGCTCAATCCCGACACTAAAAAGGAGTATTTCGAATTCGCCAGTGTGGCGCGGTTTACTGTTTTCAGTAGTGCCAGGGACAGGCGGCACTTAATGCCCTCGCGCGGTATACAATCGACGGCGCCGCCGATTGACAAGCTGGCGCGCGATTTGACGAAAGGTAAGAAGGGTGCCCGTGCAAAGGCAAAGGCGATTTACGAGTATGTCGCAAAAACAGTGGCGTACGATGTCAAAAAATTGGAAGACGACTCGTTCTCCTTGGACGACAGCGCTTTAAAAACGCTGCGTCGTAAAAGTGGCGTTTGTCAAGATTACGCGTTTTTGACGGTGGCGTTGCTGCGTGCCGCAAATGTCGAAGCACGTTATGTCGGGGGCGTCGCAGACGGCGAACGGCATGCGTGGGTGGAGGCAAAAGTAGACGGAAATTGGCTGACGATGGATCCGACGTGGGGCGCGGGCTACGTGCAAGAAGGGGCGTTTGTCCGCCAGTATAGTGACGATTACTTCGATCCCGATCCGGCTCAGTTTAAACGTACGCACAAGCGAGAAGAAGCGCTCTATTGA
- the thpR gene encoding RNA 2',3'-cyclic phosphodiesterase, giving the protein MHDRPSRLFVALPLSQDVRAVLYRWTRTECERLPFRKWVHRDDYHITLHFLGDCAPSQTEAIAEKLRIAADQVSPFSLQLTSHLGTFGKREQPRILWAGVAGDTSALKRLQAAVVTALTPLGFAGEERPYRPHITIARQYRRRDFSLERLTPLHPFPTTPRQEPTQQERIMQRERMTRQQQTTKREQSALQGPVTWRVSHIALFRTQPGQLPLYETVAHRPLRAT; this is encoded by the coding sequence GTGCACGACCGACCGTCACGTTTATTCGTTGCGCTGCCGCTCTCGCAAGACGTACGCGCTGTACTATACAGATGGACGCGTACCGAGTGCGAACGGCTGCCATTTCGCAAGTGGGTACACAGAGACGATTACCATATCACGCTGCACTTCCTCGGCGACTGCGCGCCGTCGCAAACAGAGGCGATCGCGGAGAAGCTCCGCATTGCGGCGGACCAAGTGTCGCCTTTTTCATTGCAGTTGACGTCGCACTTAGGAACGTTTGGGAAGCGTGAACAGCCGCGAATTTTGTGGGCGGGCGTCGCGGGTGACACAAGTGCGTTAAAACGTCTGCAGGCGGCTGTCGTCACGGCTTTAACGCCGCTCGGCTTTGCCGGAGAGGAGCGCCCGTACCGCCCGCACATTACGATCGCGCGGCAATACAGGCGTCGTGACTTCTCACTCGAACGACTGACGCCGCTACATCCGTTCCCCACCACGCCCCGGCAGGAACCTACGCAACAGGAACGAATCATGCAGCGGGAACGAATGACACGACAGCAACAAACGACGAAACGGGAACAATCCGCACTGCAAGGGCCCGTCACCTGGCGCGTCAGTCATATCGCGCTCTTCCGCACACAGCCCGGGCAACTACCGCTGTATGAAACTGTCGCTCATCGTCCACTTCGCGCAACGTAA
- a CDS encoding MauE/DoxX family redox-associated membrane protein, protein MVWGILYHAVVVVLVALFTLSALLKLAAPREFIKLVQAYDVLPRRMATVYGAVLPFAEATGAVLLVNEKTSLSGAMLLCVLLLGFGYAVYTVVKTGRHVQCACYGRFFEVEADRFTLWKTVLLIVFALLTAAFRDRLWVGFSGPAVLFGLYMTTLILLAQKVWISYRKAWRVLTETERPGESG, encoded by the coding sequence ATGGTTTGGGGAATCTTGTATCACGCAGTTGTCGTCGTTCTCGTCGCCCTGTTTACTTTGTCGGCACTATTAAAATTGGCTGCGCCGCGGGAATTTATTAAGCTTGTGCAAGCGTATGACGTTCTGCCGCGGCGAATGGCTACTGTTTACGGGGCGGTTCTGCCGTTTGCCGAAGCGACCGGAGCCGTGTTACTCGTGAACGAAAAAACGTCTCTTAGCGGCGCGATGTTGTTATGTGTGTTGCTGCTCGGCTTCGGCTATGCTGTTTACACCGTCGTAAAAACGGGACGACACGTTCAGTGTGCGTGTTATGGCCGTTTTTTCGAGGTGGAAGCCGACCGTTTTACGTTGTGGAAAACGGTGCTGCTGATCGTTTTTGCGCTTTTGACGGCCGCTTTCCGGGACCGCTTATGGGTTGGGTTTTCGGGTCCGGCCGTGCTCTTCGGATTGTATATGACCACGTTAATCTTGCTGGCACAAAAGGTATGGATCAGTTACCGCAAGGCGTGGCGCGTGTTAACGGAAACGGAGCGACCGGGGGAGTCGGGATGA
- a CDS encoding TlpA family protein disulfide reductase — protein sequence MDQLPQGVARVNGNGATGGVGMNQLLILSNVMLWLLNIFLLFAVFLIFRQFGAVYLHSAEAIARDGIRLGAAMPPFCGVRYEEGTVLTREELHGVPVLMAFVSPTCPACRQLLDDWNDVYGKHCAHIRFVLVALGDEGQVTQLVGGKQLHGDVVMDNEGTIMTDFKVRVTPFAFVLDRTGVVRGKGLCNGEQHLEGLLVKLGRYLG from the coding sequence ATGGATCAGTTACCGCAAGGCGTGGCGCGTGTTAACGGAAACGGAGCGACCGGGGGAGTCGGGATGAATCAACTGCTTATCCTTTCTAACGTGATGCTTTGGCTACTGAACATCTTTTTGTTGTTTGCGGTCTTTCTCATCTTTCGGCAGTTTGGCGCTGTCTATTTGCACTCGGCGGAGGCGATCGCCCGGGACGGCATCCGACTTGGCGCAGCGATGCCACCGTTTTGTGGGGTGCGATACGAGGAGGGTACAGTGCTTACGCGCGAGGAGTTGCACGGGGTGCCGGTGCTCATGGCGTTCGTATCGCCGACGTGCCCGGCATGTCGGCAATTGCTGGACGATTGGAACGACGTGTACGGGAAGCACTGTGCCCACATCCGCTTCGTCCTCGTCGCACTCGGGGACGAAGGGCAAGTGACACAGCTTGTCGGCGGCAAACAGCTGCACGGGGACGTCGTCATGGACAACGAGGGAACGATCATGACCGATTTTAAAGTGAGGGTCACCCCTTTTGCTTTTGTACTCGATCGGACAGGGGTCGTCAGAGGCAAAGGGCTGTGCAACGGCGAGCAGCATCTGGAGGGGTTACTCGTAAAACTGGGGCGATACTTGGGGTGA
- a CDS encoding TVP38/TMEM64 family protein, whose amino-acid sequence MEPAKKLSAESEQHPNEHKQCKEFSANIAAKRGRAASRKKRNKTTVVVLCILLVGLAVYAYFALDWRPLLGKVWELFTSPQKFREFILGFGSWMPFAYFMAQVFQVLIAPIPGVVVGAVGGILFGVWGGIALSLAGAVAGSLLVFYIGRRWGRPVVVKIVGEEVFNKYIGVLDEKGIVLFIIFILPFLPDDAVCALAGLSKVSYRRFFALVTIGRIPSVVTTVVAAEGMVSNFGLFWIVLGVFLLVSLVVGYVYKDRLEEWILRLAGKNKEGKEKDQ is encoded by the coding sequence ATGGAACCAGCAAAAAAGCTATCAGCTGAATCAGAACAACATCCGAACGAACACAAACAATGCAAAGAATTTTCAGCTAATATTGCAGCGAAACGAGGGCGAGCGGCTTCCCGCAAAAAGCGAAACAAGACGACGGTCGTCGTGCTGTGCATCCTTTTAGTCGGACTAGCCGTATACGCTTATTTTGCGCTCGATTGGCGCCCCTTGTTGGGAAAAGTGTGGGAACTGTTCACTTCGCCGCAAAAATTTCGCGAGTTTATACTCGGCTTCGGATCGTGGATGCCATTCGCGTATTTTATGGCACAAGTGTTCCAAGTGTTAATTGCGCCCATACCCGGCGTCGTCGTCGGTGCGGTCGGCGGCATATTGTTTGGCGTGTGGGGCGGCATCGCACTCAGTTTAGCCGGGGCAGTTGCCGGCTCCTTGCTCGTGTTTTACATTGGACGGCGCTGGGGTCGTCCCGTCGTCGTTAAAATTGTCGGGGAAGAAGTATTTAACAAGTATATCGGCGTCCTCGACGAAAAAGGGATCGTGTTGTTCATTATTTTCATTTTGCCGTTTTTGCCCGACGATGCCGTTTGTGCGTTAGCGGGATTGTCAAAAGTGTCGTACCGGCGCTTTTTCGCTTTAGTGACGATTGGCCGCATCCCGAGTGTCGTGACGACGGTTGTGGCCGCTGAAGGCATGGTGAGCAACTTCGGCCTGTTTTGGATCGTTTTGGGCGTTTTTTTACTCGTTTCCCTCGTCGTCGGCTATGTGTACAAAGACCGCTTGGAGGAGTGGATTTTGCGCCTTGCCGGAAAGAATAAGGAGGGTAAGGAAAAGGATCAATAG
- a CDS encoding CDGSH iron-sulfur domain-containing protein, giving the protein MSRATIKIRDNGSLLVAGDVELVDAEGNRFETKEKFSLCRCGQSENKPFCDGTHKKIAFTDATRAK; this is encoded by the coding sequence GTGTCCAGAGCGACGATTAAAATTCGCGATAACGGTTCGCTGTTAGTGGCAGGCGATGTCGAGCTAGTCGATGCGGAAGGCAACCGCTTTGAAACGAAAGAAAAGTTTTCCTTGTGCCGTTGCGGTCAATCGGAAAACAAACCATTTTGCGACGGTACCCACAAAAAAATTGCCTTTACCGATGCGACGCGGGCGAAGTAA
- a CDS encoding Hsp20/alpha crystallin family protein has protein sequence MPLIPFEPFRQLDAFRNEMNRWMNQNFPSWAQQTFSFGPRIDVSETPTEVVVEAEIPGLTQKDDLRIDVHANQVMLSGEIRRQSHHSPQGLAGKRQEELTHTAGITPPPQQRETPSTHHHQEGTATPSRGERFEPKLGADDQRQSTRHEGLSETEANYYHSERYIGQFHRVISLPTEVDESKASASYNNGILEIRMPKIEAPKGKRIDVDFH, from the coding sequence ATGCCGTTAATCCCATTTGAACCGTTTCGGCAACTCGATGCGTTTCGCAACGAGATGAACCGTTGGATGAACCAAAATTTCCCGAGCTGGGCTCAACAAACGTTTAGCTTCGGTCCGCGCATTGATGTGTCAGAAACGCCTACCGAAGTCGTCGTCGAAGCAGAAATACCCGGGTTGACGCAAAAAGACGATCTACGCATCGACGTCCATGCGAACCAAGTGATGCTGAGCGGTGAAATTCGCCGCCAGTCACACCACAGCCCGCAAGGTCTGGCTGGGAAGCGACAGGAGGAACTAACGCACACAGCTGGCATAACGCCACCCCCACAGCAACGGGAGACGCCATCGACGCATCATCATCAAGAAGGAACAGCAACGCCTTCTCGCGGGGAACGCTTCGAGCCTAAACTAGGAGCTGACGACCAAAGGCAATCAACACGACACGAAGGGCTGTCAGAAACTGAAGCTAACTATTACCACAGCGAACGGTATATTGGCCAGTTCCACCGCGTCATTTCTTTGCCGACGGAAGTCGACGAATCAAAGGCGTCTGCCTCTTACAATAACGGTATTTTAGAAATCCGCATGCCAAAAATAGAAGCGCCGAAAGGAAAACGCATCGACGTCGATTTTCATTAA
- the trxA gene encoding thioredoxin: MAIVNVSDQTFSDEVEGTGTVLVDFWAPWCGPCKMIAPVLEDVDSEIGDKVKIAKVNVDENPDTAGRFGIMSIPTLMVFKDGQVVDKLVGFQTKEQLLHVLNKNK; encoded by the coding sequence ATGGCGATCGTAAATGTCAGCGATCAAACGTTTTCCGACGAAGTCGAAGGCACGGGCACAGTATTAGTCGATTTTTGGGCACCTTGGTGCGGGCCGTGTAAAATGATCGCTCCCGTTTTAGAAGATGTGGATAGCGAGATCGGCGATAAAGTGAAGATCGCAAAAGTTAACGTAGACGAGAACCCGGACACAGCGGGTCGCTTTGGCATTATGAGTATTCCGACGCTGATGGTTTTTAAGGACGGGCAAGTCGTCGATAAACTGGTTGGTTTTCAAACGAAAGAACAACTGCTTCATGTATTGAATAAGAATAAGTAA
- the uvrC gene encoding excinuclease ABC subunit UvrC, producing MSARIAEKLSLLPEQPGCYIMKNDAGDILYVGKAKNLRNRVRSYFSGSHDAKTQRLVMEIADFEYIVTESATEALVLECNLIKRHRPHYNVMLKDDKSYPYIKITKEAHPRLEVTRKVVKDGGKYFGPYPNASVAQQTKKLLDKLYPLRKCRTIPNRVCLYYHMGQCLAPCVNEVAPETYEGMVKEIVRFLKGGHRDIRAQLVQKMEQAAEALNFERAKEMRDLIRAIDGLDDEQRMTFLDRKDRDVFGYAVDKGWMCVQVFYLRQGKMIERDVSLFPYYGEAEEDFLSYVTQFYSYNSLLPQEIYLPIHADNDLLADWLKVTVHTPQRGKKQKLVELANKNARLALQEKFRLIERQQERTILAAERLGEVLGIGTPNHIEAFDNSNIQGAHPVSAMVVFTDGKPDKKEYRKFTIKTVTGADDYESMREVIRRRYTRVLREDLPLPDLVIVDGGKGQMTAAQDVLADELGLFIPICGLVKDDKHRTAQPLFGEPPQVVPLKRDSQEFYLLQRIQDEVHRFAISFHRQTRAKSVVHSQLDAIPGVGEKRKRLLLKHFGSLKRIREAEVDEFREIGIGEKLARTIQQALRESGK from the coding sequence ATGAGCGCACGTATTGCGGAAAAACTATCGTTATTGCCAGAGCAGCCGGGATGTTACATCATGAAAAACGACGCGGGCGATATTTTGTATGTCGGGAAGGCGAAAAACTTACGCAACCGCGTACGCTCGTATTTTAGCGGCAGTCACGATGCGAAGACGCAGCGTCTCGTGATGGAAATCGCTGACTTTGAATATATCGTCACCGAAAGTGCCACCGAGGCACTCGTGCTCGAGTGCAACTTAATAAAACGACACCGCCCACATTACAACGTCATGCTTAAGGACGATAAATCGTATCCGTATATAAAAATTACAAAAGAAGCACACCCACGCCTCGAAGTGACGCGCAAAGTCGTCAAAGACGGGGGCAAATATTTTGGCCCGTACCCGAATGCGAGCGTTGCGCAGCAGACGAAAAAACTGCTGGACAAACTGTACCCCCTGCGCAAATGCCGCACGATTCCGAACAGAGTCTGCTTATACTACCACATGGGACAATGTTTAGCGCCGTGCGTGAACGAGGTCGCACCGGAAACGTACGAGGGGATGGTGAAAGAAATCGTCCGCTTTTTAAAGGGCGGGCATCGCGACATTCGCGCACAGCTCGTGCAAAAAATGGAACAGGCAGCTGAAGCGCTAAATTTTGAACGGGCGAAAGAAATGCGCGACCTCATTCGGGCGATTGATGGTCTCGACGACGAACAGCGGATGACGTTTTTGGATCGAAAAGACCGTGACGTGTTCGGTTACGCTGTTGACAAAGGGTGGATGTGTGTACAAGTTTTTTATTTGCGGCAAGGGAAGATGATCGAACGCGACGTCTCCTTGTTTCCGTACTACGGCGAAGCGGAGGAAGACTTTTTAAGCTATGTAACACAATTTTATTCCTATAATTCGCTGTTGCCGCAGGAAATATATTTGCCAATTCACGCGGACAACGACTTGTTAGCCGACTGGTTAAAAGTGACCGTGCACACACCGCAGCGAGGCAAAAAGCAAAAGCTCGTCGAACTAGCAAACAAGAATGCCCGCCTCGCGCTGCAGGAAAAATTTCGTCTCATCGAGCGGCAGCAGGAGCGGACCATCTTAGCGGCGGAGCGATTAGGGGAAGTGCTCGGCATCGGCACGCCAAACCACATCGAAGCGTTTGACAACTCCAATATCCAAGGTGCACACCCGGTGTCGGCGATGGTCGTGTTCACAGACGGGAAGCCGGATAAGAAGGAGTACCGCAAATTTACGATTAAAACGGTCACCGGTGCGGACGACTACGAATCGATGCGCGAAGTGATTCGCCGTCGATACACGCGCGTGTTGCGCGAAGATTTGCCGCTGCCCGATTTAGTGATTGTCGACGGGGGCAAGGGGCAAATGACAGCGGCGCAAGACGTGCTTGCGGACGAACTCGGCCTGTTCATTCCGATTTGCGGCCTCGTGAAAGACGACAAGCACCGCACAGCCCAGCCGTTATTCGGAGAACCGCCGCAAGTCGTTCCACTTAAGCGCGACAGTCAAGAGTTTTATTTGCTGCAGCGCATCCAGGACGAGGTGCACCGCTTCGCCATTTCTTTCCACCGTCAGACACGCGCCAAAAGTGTCGTCCACTCGCAGTTGGACGCCATTCCCGGCGTCGGGGAGAAGCGCAAGCGACTACTCTTAAAACACTTTGGCTCGTTGAAGCGCATCCGCGAAGCGGAAGTCGACGAGTTCCGCGAAATCGGGATCGGAGAAAAACTGGCGCGTACGATCCAACAGGCGCTGCGGGAATCGGGTAAATGA